Proteins encoded together in one Canis aureus isolate CA01 chromosome 21, VMU_Caureus_v.1.0, whole genome shotgun sequence window:
- the UPP1 gene encoding uridine phosphorylase 1 isoform X2, giving the protein MASSGSQTKTRGNHSGHFVQPANPNVATMPEDVLYHLSLSTSTHDLPAMFGDVKFVCVGGSPTRMEAFAKYMAKELGLDHPGAEYPNICAGTDRYAMFKVGPVLSVSHGIGIPSTSVMLHEVIKLLYHARCSDVTVIRIGTSGGIGLEPGSVVVTQQAVDASFSPMFEQMVLGKRVVQRTDLDQELAKELMQCATDLPEFPTVLAKTMCTSDFYEGQGRLDGALCSYTEKDKQDYLRAAHAAGIRNIEMESSVLAAMCSACGIPAAVVCVTLLNRLDGDQVSSPHDVLVKYQQRPQRLVSHFIKKRLAATGTLKA; this is encoded by the exons ATGGCTTCCTCGGGGTCCCAGACAAAGACACGTGGCAATCACAG TGGCCACTTCGTACAACCTGCCAACCCAAACGTAGCGACGATGCCGGAGGACGTCCTGTACCACCTGAGCCTCAGCACCAGCACGCATGACCTCCCCGCCATGTTCGGGGACGTGAAG TTCGTGTGTGTCGGGGGCAGCCCTACTCGGATGGAGGCCTTCGCCAAGTACATGGCCAAGGAGCTGGGCCTTGACCACCCAGGTGCTGAGTATCCCAACATCTGCGCGGGGACCGACCGCTATGCCATGTTCAAAGTGGGACCCGTGCTGTCTGTGAGC CACGGCATCGGCATCCCCTCCACGTCCGTCATGCTGCACGAGGTCATCAAGCTGCTGTACCACGCCCGCTGCTCCGACGTCACCGTCATCCGCATCGGCACGTCTGGCGGGATCG GTCTGGAGCCTGGCTCCGTGGTCGTCACCCAGCAGGCGGTGGATGCCTCCTTCTCGCCCATGTTTGAGCAGATGGTCTTGGGGAAGCGGGTGGTTCAGAGGACAGACCTGGACCAGGAGCTGGCGAAGGAGCTGATGCAGTGCGCCACAGACCTGCCGGAGTTCCCCACGGTCCTGGCCAAGACCATGTGCACCTCAGACTTCTATGAAG GCCAAGGCCGTCTGGACGGCGCTCTCTGCTCCTACACCGAGAAGGACAAGCAGGACTACCTGCGGGCGGCCCACGCAGCCGGCATCCGCAACATCGAGATGGAGTCTTCAGTCTTGGCTGCCATGTGCAGCGCATGTGGCATCCCAG CGGCCGTGGTGTGTGTCACTCTGCTCAACCGCCTGGACGGGGACCAGGTCAGTAGCCCGCATGACGTGCTGGTCAAGTACCAGCAGCGGCCACAGCGCCTCGTGAGCCACTTCATCAAGAAGCGCCTCGCGGCCACCGGGACCCTGAAAGCCTAA
- the UPP1 gene encoding uridine phosphorylase 1 isoform X1 — protein MILSLHLLSHSTGGFFSESKPAPHPCLFTCGRWRSPGERMASSGSQTKTRGNHSGHFVQPANPNVATMPEDVLYHLSLSTSTHDLPAMFGDVKFVCVGGSPTRMEAFAKYMAKELGLDHPGAEYPNICAGTDRYAMFKVGPVLSVSHGIGIPSTSVMLHEVIKLLYHARCSDVTVIRIGTSGGIGLEPGSVVVTQQAVDASFSPMFEQMVLGKRVVQRTDLDQELAKELMQCATDLPEFPTVLAKTMCTSDFYEGQGRLDGALCSYTEKDKQDYLRAAHAAGIRNIEMESSVLAAMCSACGIPAAVVCVTLLNRLDGDQVSSPHDVLVKYQQRPQRLVSHFIKKRLAATGTLKA, from the exons GTGAGAGAATGGCTTCCTCGGGGTCCCAGACAAAGACACGTGGCAATCACAG TGGCCACTTCGTACAACCTGCCAACCCAAACGTAGCGACGATGCCGGAGGACGTCCTGTACCACCTGAGCCTCAGCACCAGCACGCATGACCTCCCCGCCATGTTCGGGGACGTGAAG TTCGTGTGTGTCGGGGGCAGCCCTACTCGGATGGAGGCCTTCGCCAAGTACATGGCCAAGGAGCTGGGCCTTGACCACCCAGGTGCTGAGTATCCCAACATCTGCGCGGGGACCGACCGCTATGCCATGTTCAAAGTGGGACCCGTGCTGTCTGTGAGC CACGGCATCGGCATCCCCTCCACGTCCGTCATGCTGCACGAGGTCATCAAGCTGCTGTACCACGCCCGCTGCTCCGACGTCACCGTCATCCGCATCGGCACGTCTGGCGGGATCG GTCTGGAGCCTGGCTCCGTGGTCGTCACCCAGCAGGCGGTGGATGCCTCCTTCTCGCCCATGTTTGAGCAGATGGTCTTGGGGAAGCGGGTGGTTCAGAGGACAGACCTGGACCAGGAGCTGGCGAAGGAGCTGATGCAGTGCGCCACAGACCTGCCGGAGTTCCCCACGGTCCTGGCCAAGACCATGTGCACCTCAGACTTCTATGAAG GCCAAGGCCGTCTGGACGGCGCTCTCTGCTCCTACACCGAGAAGGACAAGCAGGACTACCTGCGGGCGGCCCACGCAGCCGGCATCCGCAACATCGAGATGGAGTCTTCAGTCTTGGCTGCCATGTGCAGCGCATGTGGCATCCCAG CGGCCGTGGTGTGTGTCACTCTGCTCAACCGCCTGGACGGGGACCAGGTCAGTAGCCCGCATGACGTGCTGGTCAAGTACCAGCAGCGGCCACAGCGCCTCGTGAGCCACTTCATCAAGAAGCGCCTCGCGGCCACCGGGACCCTGAAAGCCTAA